CTACAACTGGGGCGATCGCCTCTGCGGAATTGGACTGAGCAGCAATGCCGAGACTTAATACGTCGAGAATAGTATCTCTATTTTCTGGATCCAATTCAAGGCAGCATTGGGCGAGTTCCCAGGCCACATCGGTTTTGTTCTGCGATCGCGCTGCTTGAATTTCGGAGTGTAGCACCTCTAGTAACGCAGGCACAGCCGCTTCTGGATCGGACAAATTTGCCATTTCTGCCGCTAGCATGAGTCCATCCAGCCACAGGGCTTGGGCGAGATCGGGTTGGTCCGTCAGGAGCAACGCCATGCCTAAATACCAAAAGTAGAGAGGTTGAACGTCCCCATTGGCGATCGCCTCTTCGCAGGTTTGAATGACGGCATCGTACTTGCCTGCCCGAAATTGAGCAGCGATGGAATGAGGGGAATCAGTTTCTATGGCAGTATCCATAAGCTTTTGCCTATCTTGACGGTTGTATATTGGGTGCGGGAGTTTAACCACACCAGATTTGCCACATTTGCTCATAGGCGGCTTCCATCTCACGGGCAAATTGTTTGGCATTCCAAAGGGGAGCGGTGTGACGAGATTTCCGCAGTTTCCAATACACATCTCGACGTAAGTTTTCATCCTGTCCCATCCGAATCCCCCACTCCACGTACTCCTCATCACTCCAGGCAATCCCTTCAGTGATTCCAGCATTCATCATCATCGTGTAGCTGTTGCGGGCGGCAAATTGTTCACCGACGCGGGTGACGATGGGCAGTCCCATCCACAAAGCTTCGAGGGTGGTGGTTGCACCGTTGTAGGGATAGGTATCAAGGACGACATCTGCTAGTTGCAGGTTGGCGCGATGTTCAAATTCGAGAGGAAAATCGGGAAGAAATCGGAGGCGATCGCTCCCTACACCAATCTCCTCGGCTAGATCAAAGAAGAAAGACTGGAGAAGATCGGGATCTGACCCCGTACTTTTAATTAGAAAATAGCTGCTAGGCACAGCTTTGAGAATTTGCAATTGTACTTTAACGTTATGGGGATTGCGTTTCAGGCCAGTCTGGGAACTGAGATAGACGATCGCTCTGTCGGGAATACCTAAATCCTGTCGGCGTAGTGTAGGCGTGAAGATTTCAAACCCATCGACCGCAATATAGGTTTTAGGAAGCCGCCAGATTTTTTCCTGATAGTACTGATCGGCAGAATCAGGCAACACATAGGAGTCGGCGATAAAGTAATCTACGGCTGGAATACCGGAACCGTCAAACCCTAGCCAACTGATCTGCACAGGCGCAGGCTTAAGGGACATCGCAGTGAGAAATGTTGGCTCGGTCATTCCGTCTAAGTCTACGAGAATATCGATCTCATCGTTGAAGATTTGCTCAGCGATCGCCTGACCAGTTGCAGAAACCGTATGAAAGCGATCGCTATAGTCGCGTCTGAGTGCATCTTGAACAAAGTCATCGCGTTTTGTTGTTGAGGTGTAGAGATGGACTTCAACGCGATCGCGATCGTGATAATGCAGCAACCATCGACTGAGCCATCCTACCGAATGCTGACGTAGCGTTTCGGCAATATAGCCCACGCGGATAGGTCGATCGAGTGTGCGTCGTCCGGTGGACTGATGCGAGGCATGGTATTTTTTGACGCTGGAGGGCAGAAGTGATTGGGTATGGACTTGGGCGGCAGTAGCTAAACGATTGCGAATGGGGCGAAAAGTTGGGGGATTGTCATTGAAATAAAAATAGGGGAATCCGCCTGCCGTTAACTTATATAAATCGCCTAGCTGTTCGACGTAGAGAGAGAGTTGCTCGCTGTCGGTGAGGGGATCAAGTGTAGAAATTGGTTCTACAGCGATCGCCAACTCTTGTAGAAGTCTCTCATAGTCCTGAAAGATGGTTTGCACCTTTTGGAGTTGTCCACCACTGTGAAGTAGTCTTAATATCAGTGCTTCCATTGCACGTAACCGATCAACTGGACGCTTTGCCAAGCTCAGCCCTCGTTCTGCAAGTTCGATGGCCTCTCGGCGAGACTCTAAATCAAGAATGAGGATATCTGTTGCTTCTTCAAGAAGCTCTAGGTTTTCAGGAGAAACTTGAATGGCGTGACGGATGAGGGCGATCGCCCAATCGTGACGAAACTGCTTTTGGTGATGTCGGGCGGCTTTTTGAAGCGCACTGGCGATCGCATTGGCTTGAGGCGTGGTTTGGGTAAACTGAATGCAGGTGGCGATGAAGGTTTGAGTAGCAGGATGGGCTGGATCTTGCTCCAGCAACCGATATAAAAGCTGGGCTGTTTTCCCCACGTTTGACGGGGAAAATAGAGTTTCAGATGCAGGGGCGATCGCGTTGAAATAGTCAATTTCAGCATCGTCTAGGGATAGCGTGTGCGCCTGAAGCCCTACCAAAATCAAATCTCGAAGACTCACAGGATTCTCTGGCACAAACTCACACTGATAGCGCCGCACGATCCACGCAGATCGCGCATCTCTACGAGCCTCGCATCGTTGTGCTTCAGCCTCCAACGACTCGGCCAGTTGCGTGGTTAGGTATGCCTGTTCAGACTCCAACTCGGCTTCCATCAGTATGGTCATCCACACGGACTGGGCTTCTTCTTCCTGATCGTTGAGCAGTAGGGCAATGCCATAGTTCCAGTACAGTTCAACATTCTCTGGCTCACGATCCAGGGCTTGCGCGTAGACCGCCACCGCATCGGCATAGTGACCTTGAGTGAGGAGATTATCAGCGAGAATAGCGGGGGAAGGTTCCATAGAGCTTGAGTCCACAGATTGAGTAAATCTGTAGGGTGGGCTGCCCACCCTACGGTTGATCGCTACGGTTGATCGCGCCATTACGTTACTCAGCAGACGTTACTATCGTGCCCAAAAAGGTCAGTAAAGTAGCAGTATTTTCCTATCAAGCAAAGAGTCGTCAGATCTTTGCAGACTGACGACTCTTTGTGAATTTGAACGTTGCT
This window of the Synechococcales cyanobacterium T60_A2020_003 genome carries:
- a CDS encoding tetratricopeptide repeat protein; translated protein: MEPSPAILADNLLTQGHYADAVAVYAQALDREPENVELYWNYGIALLLNDQEEEAQSVWMTILMEAELESEQAYLTTQLAESLEAEAQRCEARRDARSAWIVRRYQCEFVPENPVSLRDLILVGLQAHTLSLDDAEIDYFNAIAPASETLFSPSNVGKTAQLLYRLLEQDPAHPATQTFIATCIQFTQTTPQANAIASALQKAARHHQKQFRHDWAIALIRHAIQVSPENLELLEEATDILILDLESRREAIELAERGLSLAKRPVDRLRAMEALILRLLHSGGQLQKVQTIFQDYERLLQELAIAVEPISTLDPLTDSEQLSLYVEQLGDLYKLTAGGFPYFYFNDNPPTFRPIRNRLATAAQVHTQSLLPSSVKKYHASHQSTGRRTLDRPIRVGYIAETLRQHSVGWLSRWLLHYHDRDRVEVHLYTSTTKRDDFVQDALRRDYSDRFHTVSATGQAIAEQIFNDEIDILVDLDGMTEPTFLTAMSLKPAPVQISWLGFDGSGIPAVDYFIADSYVLPDSADQYYQEKIWRLPKTYIAVDGFEIFTPTLRRQDLGIPDRAIVYLSSQTGLKRNPHNVKVQLQILKAVPSSYFLIKSTGSDPDLLQSFFFDLAEEIGVGSDRLRFLPDFPLEFEHRANLQLADVVLDTYPYNGATTTLEALWMGLPIVTRVGEQFAARNSYTMMMNAGITEGIAWSDEEYVEWGIRMGQDENLRRDVYWKLRKSRHTAPLWNAKQFAREMEAAYEQMWQIWCG